One window of the Haemorhous mexicanus isolate bHaeMex1 chromosome 15, bHaeMex1.pri, whole genome shotgun sequence genome contains the following:
- the AFAP1L1 gene encoding actin filament-associated protein 1-like 1 isoform X1 codes for MDRLSVLDQLLPELSVLLKLLDHEYLSATTQEKKLAVSTILQKLQPPAGKDVDYMYVNTASLGNGTSFVESLFEEFDCDLRDLQDMQEEEGDTNDTAGLELAGSQTAKPVPVDPAPPLPTTPPPEDYYEEALPLGPGKAPEYITSRNSSSPPNSIEDGYYEDADSSYPVTRINGEQKSSYNDSDAMSSSYESYDEEEEEGKGQQLTHQWPSEEASMNLVKDCRICAFLLRKKRFGQWAKQLTIIRDGKLLCYKSSKDRQPHVEVPLATCNVIYVPKDGRRKKHELRFSLPGAEALVLAVQSKEQAEEWLKVIKEASSPAAGGMEAPTSPVMPCKMELDKRLSQEKHTSDSDSVAMGDTGSPATRREHGEHGKGKKSGLADLKGSMSRAAGKKITRIISFSKKKPCPEDTQTSSTEEDIPCCGYLSVLVNQCWKERWCRLKGNTLYFHKDRTDLRTHVNAIVLRGCEVLPGLGPKHPFAFRILRHGHEVTALEASCSEDLGRWLGLLLVETGSQTAPEALHYDYVDVETIANIVTAVRHSYLWASSSQDQRADSSRVVYDDVPYEKVQQAEEEPGRPGAAQVKRHASSCSEKSRRVDPQVKVKRHASSANQYRYGKNRAEEDARRFLTEKEKLEKEKASIRSELMLLRKEKRELREALKGSTGPRLQELEQRVAELEERCRQKEESRVDLELKLTEVKEQLKQSLAGGPALGLAVTSKAENGETTNKPNGSPPEHLVPVNCAAELRKRSPSIIPANTGSVLRKAKEWEKKQT; via the exons ATGGACCGGCTCAGCG tgctggaccagctcctgccagagctcagCGTTCTGCTCAAGCTGCTGGACCACGAGTACCTGAGTGCCACCACGCAGGAGAAGAAGCTGGCTGTGTCCACcatcctgcagaagctgcagccacCTGCAG GGAAGGATGTGGACTACATGTACGTCAACACAGCGTCCCTGGGCAATGGCACCAGCTTCGTGGAGTCCCTCTTTGAGGAGTTTG ACTGTGACCTGCGGGACCTGCAGGacatgcaggaggaggagggggacaCCAATGACACTGCTGgcttggagctggcagggagccaGACAGCCAAACCT GTTCCTGTggatcctgctcctcctctgcccacCACTCCCCCTCCTGAGGATTACTACGAGGAAGCACTGCCCCTGGGCCCTGGCAAGGCCCCCGAGTACATCACCTCCCGCA ACAGCTCCAGCCCCCCCAACTCCATCGAGGACGGCTATTACGAGGATGCAGACAGCAGCTACCCCGTCACCAGGATAAACGGGGAGCAGAAAAGTTCCT ACAATGACTCGGATGCCATGAGCAGCTCATACGAGTCCTAtgacgaggaggaggaggagggcaagGGCCAGCAGCTGACACACCAGTGGCCCTCAGAGGAGGCCTCCATGAACCTGGTGAAGGATTGCCGGATCTGCGCGTTCCTCTTGCGCAAGAAGCGCTTTGGACAGTGGGCCAAGCAGCTCACCATCATCCGGGATGGCAAACTGCTG TGCTACAAAAGCTCCAAGGACCGGCAGCCACACGTGGAGGTGCCCCTGGCCACCTGCAATGTCATTTATGTCCCCAAGGACGGGCGGCGCAAGAAGCACGAGCTGCGGTTCTCGCTGCCAGGGGCCGAGGCgctggtgctggcagtgcaGAGCAAGGAGCAGGCTGAGGAGTGGCTCAAG GTGATAAAGGAAGCCAGCAGTCCAGCAGCAGGCGGGATGGAAGCCCCCACCTCCCCAGTGATGCCGTGCAAGATGGAGCTGGACAAG CGGCTGTCCCAGGAGAAGCACACCTCGGACTCGGACAGTGTGGCCATGGGTGACACCGGGTCCCCAGCCACCCGCAGGGAGCACGGAGAGCACG GGAAAGGCAAAAAGAGCGGCCTGGCTGACCTGAAGGGCTCGATGAGCCgggcagcagggaagaaaaTCACCAGGATCATCAGCTTCTCCAAGAAGAAGCCATGCCCCGAGGACACTCAGACCTCCTCCACCGAGGAGGACATTCCCTGCTGCG GCTACCTCAGCGTGCTGGTGAACCAGTGCTGGAAGGAGCGCTGGTGTCGCCTCAAGGGCAACACGCTGTACTTCCACAAGGACCGCACGGACCTGCGCACCCACGTGAACGCCATCGTCCTGCGGGGCTGCGAGGTGCTGCCCGGCCTGGGCCCCAAGCACCCCTTCGCCTTCCGCATCCTGCGCCACGGGCACGAGGTGACGGCGCTGGAG gcaaGCTGCTCTGAAGATCTAGGCCGCTGGCTGGGTCTCCTCTTGGTGGAAACAGGCTCCCAGACAGCCCCAGAGGCCTTGCACTACGACTACGTGGATGTGGAGACCATTGCCAACATCGTGACGGCCGTGAGACACTCCTACCT GTGGGCCAGCTCCTCCCAGGATCAGCGGGCAGACTCCTCTCGGGTGGTGTACGATGATGTCCCCTATGAGAAGGTTCAG CAGGCGGAGGAGGAGCCGGGGCGGCCGGGGGCCGCTCAGGTGAAGCGCCACGCCTCGTCCTGCAGCGAGAAGTCGCGGCGGGTGGACCCGCAAGTCAAAGTGAAGAGACACGCGTCCA GTGCCAACCAGTACAGGTACGGCAAGAACCGGGCCGAGGAGGACGCCAGGCGATTCCTGACAGAGaaggagaagctggagaaggagaaggcaTCGATCCGCAGCGAGCTGATGTTGCTGCGGAAGGAGAAGCGGGAGCTGCGGGAAGCCTTGAAGGGCAGCACGG GGCCgcggctgcaggagctggagcagcggGTGGCGGAGCTGGAGGAGCGCTGCCGGCAGAAGGAGGAGTCTCGGGTCGATCTGGAGCTCAAGCTGACCGAAgtgaaggagcagctgaagcagtCGCTGGCAGGAGGGCCGGCCCTGGGGCTGGCCGTGACCAGCAAGGCTGAGAATGGG GAAACTACAAACAAGCCAAACGGGAGTCCCCCTGAGCACTTGGTCCCTGTGAACTGTGCGGCAGAGCTGAGGAAGAGAAGCCCCTCCATCATCCCTGCCAACACGGGGAGCGTGCTGCGGAAAGCCAAG GAATGGGAAAAGAAGCAGACTTAA
- the AFAP1L1 gene encoding actin filament-associated protein 1-like 1 isoform X2: MDRLSVLDQLLPELSVLLKLLDHEYLSATTQEKKLAVSTILQKLQPPAGKDVDYMYVNTASLGNGTSFVESLFEEFDCDLRDLQDMQEEEGDTNDTAGLELAGSQTAKPVPVDPAPPLPTTPPPEDYYEEALPLGPGKAPEYITSRNSSSPPNSIEDGYYEDADSSYPVTRINGEQKSSYNDSDAMSSSYESYDEEEEEGKGQQLTHQWPSEEASMNLVKDCRICAFLLRKKRFGQWAKQLTIIRDGKLLCYKSSKDRQPHVEVPLATCNVIYVPKDGRRKKHELRFSLPGAEALVLAVQSKEQAEEWLKVIKEASSPAAGGMEAPTSPVMPCKMELDKRLSQEKHTSDSDSVAMGDTGSPATRREHGEHGKGKKSGLADLKGSMSRAAGKKITRIISFSKKKPCPEDTQTSSTEEDIPCCGYLSVLVNQCWKERWCRLKGNTLYFHKDRTDLRTHVNAIVLRGCEVLPGLGPKHPFAFRILRHGHEVTALEASCSEDLGRWLGLLLVETGSQTAPEALHYDYVDVETIANIVTAVRHSYLWASSSQDQRADSSRVVYDDVPYEKVQAEEEPGRPGAAQVKRHASSCSEKSRRVDPQVKVKRHASSANQYRYGKNRAEEDARRFLTEKEKLEKEKASIRSELMLLRKEKRELREALKGSTGPRLQELEQRVAELEERCRQKEESRVDLELKLTEVKEQLKQSLAGGPALGLAVTSKAENGETTNKPNGSPPEHLVPVNCAAELRKRSPSIIPANTGSVLRKAKEWEKKQT, from the exons ATGGACCGGCTCAGCG tgctggaccagctcctgccagagctcagCGTTCTGCTCAAGCTGCTGGACCACGAGTACCTGAGTGCCACCACGCAGGAGAAGAAGCTGGCTGTGTCCACcatcctgcagaagctgcagccacCTGCAG GGAAGGATGTGGACTACATGTACGTCAACACAGCGTCCCTGGGCAATGGCACCAGCTTCGTGGAGTCCCTCTTTGAGGAGTTTG ACTGTGACCTGCGGGACCTGCAGGacatgcaggaggaggagggggacaCCAATGACACTGCTGgcttggagctggcagggagccaGACAGCCAAACCT GTTCCTGTggatcctgctcctcctctgcccacCACTCCCCCTCCTGAGGATTACTACGAGGAAGCACTGCCCCTGGGCCCTGGCAAGGCCCCCGAGTACATCACCTCCCGCA ACAGCTCCAGCCCCCCCAACTCCATCGAGGACGGCTATTACGAGGATGCAGACAGCAGCTACCCCGTCACCAGGATAAACGGGGAGCAGAAAAGTTCCT ACAATGACTCGGATGCCATGAGCAGCTCATACGAGTCCTAtgacgaggaggaggaggagggcaagGGCCAGCAGCTGACACACCAGTGGCCCTCAGAGGAGGCCTCCATGAACCTGGTGAAGGATTGCCGGATCTGCGCGTTCCTCTTGCGCAAGAAGCGCTTTGGACAGTGGGCCAAGCAGCTCACCATCATCCGGGATGGCAAACTGCTG TGCTACAAAAGCTCCAAGGACCGGCAGCCACACGTGGAGGTGCCCCTGGCCACCTGCAATGTCATTTATGTCCCCAAGGACGGGCGGCGCAAGAAGCACGAGCTGCGGTTCTCGCTGCCAGGGGCCGAGGCgctggtgctggcagtgcaGAGCAAGGAGCAGGCTGAGGAGTGGCTCAAG GTGATAAAGGAAGCCAGCAGTCCAGCAGCAGGCGGGATGGAAGCCCCCACCTCCCCAGTGATGCCGTGCAAGATGGAGCTGGACAAG CGGCTGTCCCAGGAGAAGCACACCTCGGACTCGGACAGTGTGGCCATGGGTGACACCGGGTCCCCAGCCACCCGCAGGGAGCACGGAGAGCACG GGAAAGGCAAAAAGAGCGGCCTGGCTGACCTGAAGGGCTCGATGAGCCgggcagcagggaagaaaaTCACCAGGATCATCAGCTTCTCCAAGAAGAAGCCATGCCCCGAGGACACTCAGACCTCCTCCACCGAGGAGGACATTCCCTGCTGCG GCTACCTCAGCGTGCTGGTGAACCAGTGCTGGAAGGAGCGCTGGTGTCGCCTCAAGGGCAACACGCTGTACTTCCACAAGGACCGCACGGACCTGCGCACCCACGTGAACGCCATCGTCCTGCGGGGCTGCGAGGTGCTGCCCGGCCTGGGCCCCAAGCACCCCTTCGCCTTCCGCATCCTGCGCCACGGGCACGAGGTGACGGCGCTGGAG gcaaGCTGCTCTGAAGATCTAGGCCGCTGGCTGGGTCTCCTCTTGGTGGAAACAGGCTCCCAGACAGCCCCAGAGGCCTTGCACTACGACTACGTGGATGTGGAGACCATTGCCAACATCGTGACGGCCGTGAGACACTCCTACCT GTGGGCCAGCTCCTCCCAGGATCAGCGGGCAGACTCCTCTCGGGTGGTGTACGATGATGTCCCCTATGAGAAGGTTCAG GCGGAGGAGGAGCCGGGGCGGCCGGGGGCCGCTCAGGTGAAGCGCCACGCCTCGTCCTGCAGCGAGAAGTCGCGGCGGGTGGACCCGCAAGTCAAAGTGAAGAGACACGCGTCCA GTGCCAACCAGTACAGGTACGGCAAGAACCGGGCCGAGGAGGACGCCAGGCGATTCCTGACAGAGaaggagaagctggagaaggagaaggcaTCGATCCGCAGCGAGCTGATGTTGCTGCGGAAGGAGAAGCGGGAGCTGCGGGAAGCCTTGAAGGGCAGCACGG GGCCgcggctgcaggagctggagcagcggGTGGCGGAGCTGGAGGAGCGCTGCCGGCAGAAGGAGGAGTCTCGGGTCGATCTGGAGCTCAAGCTGACCGAAgtgaaggagcagctgaagcagtCGCTGGCAGGAGGGCCGGCCCTGGGGCTGGCCGTGACCAGCAAGGCTGAGAATGGG GAAACTACAAACAAGCCAAACGGGAGTCCCCCTGAGCACTTGGTCCCTGTGAACTGTGCGGCAGAGCTGAGGAAGAGAAGCCCCTCCATCATCCCTGCCAACACGGGGAGCGTGCTGCGGAAAGCCAAG GAATGGGAAAAGAAGCAGACTTAA